One Coffea eugenioides isolate CCC68of chromosome 2, Ceug_1.0, whole genome shotgun sequence genomic window, TTGGTAGGTAGGTTAGATTTTGTTGGTAAATATATGTATTCTTTTCACTAAGTGTTTTTTGGGCCTTTTTCACTATGTGTTAGTGGTATTTATATTATTATATGTGGTTATTGTTCCCACAATTTGTGTGCGTCGATTATAATCTTGTTCAAAACTTATTTATATTGATCTCACTATTTCAAGACATCATATCCACTATTAACTCATTTATTATAATTAGCTTCCCCGGCTTCTTATTAATATCACGTGTGATATCGTCACTATCATTAATATTAATATCAATGCTAAGAAGACATCGGTTTAGTGGATAAagttgaaacttcattattctaTTATTAATTTTCATATCAAtagttaaatagaaaaattcatgCTAAGAAAGATTTGGTCTATTGATTAAAGGTGAGAGCTTAAGGTTTAAAGGTCCCCAGTTCAAATTTCACTTTTCCctcattattttttaaatctcacTTCTTCCCTATTAAATAAATTACACGTAATACTGTACCATTGATCTTAAACCCTTactattttaagaaaataggaATATAGTGCTATAATGACTTCATGAGCAAATAACTCAACTTGGGAATATAGTACTGGGAGGTTGGTTGTATTGCAGTGTGCTACGGCGGATTCGCCGCCTGTTGGATCAGGTTGCTGTGTCGTTTAGGCACATATTCCGGGAGGCAAATGGGGTTGCAGATAGGTTAGCTGCTTTGCAAGGTTGTCCGAGTAAGGTTTTTGATTCACCGTAGCTCCTACCAAGAGAGGTTCGGGGGTGCATTGCTATGGACGTCGTTCAAGTCCCGTCTTTTAGATTAGTGCTTGAATAGGGGCTAGGAATCTCTAAATCTCTTGTACCTGTTTTTGGTATAAATAAAggttaatataaaaaaaaaaaaaaaaactcaacttGGGTTGATGACATATTATTTcagtttacaaattacactttTAGAAACAATGATAATCATTTTTGACTTTCAATATTTTGTGTTTTTGGgcaaagaaaaatttaagaatagAAGAGCTAAATCCATTCTAAGGTCAAGAAAAATGTTTAGAATGGTTTCTATAAATTGCTTGTCTTCGGCGCAGGCGTGGACTAACTTCTCTacttatcccaaaaaaaaaaaaaataaataaaaatattgagaggTTTCGTTAACGTGATTATTCAAACTAAAGGGGTAAATTTGccaaacaagagaaaaaaaaaattgaggcgGATGACGTATCCATAAAATTGACACGTATATGGCGTGCGAAATTCGCATACGataaaaacaaaagttgttcgCGGGTTCAGGGCTAGGGTTTCTACCGGTTTCAGACTTGCGCCGTCCGCCATGGTTCTCAAGTATGTTCTTCCCGAATTTCCTtcgctccttttttttttttcacgttTTTAGTGCTTAGATtgcttttatattaatttggtTCTTTGTCCTTTTTTCCCGTGGTTGTTACATCATTCTGAAACAGCTCGTTTCTTGATGTTTATTGTTGGTATCTGCTGGTACCGATTGGTAGCTTTTGACAATTAGCAGGAACTCTGTTTGATTATGAGCTAAGATTTTAGGGACAATTTTAGGTTTTAGTGTTTTATGGAATCTCTATATTGGCATTTGtgggaagaaaatgaagaatgtATTAAGAAGAACAGAAGCTTCAGGGTTTCCACGTGGATCTTCAAATTAGGTTCAATATCGTGTATTTGTTGGGTTTCTGGTCCTATTTGGATCTTGTCACCGGTTGGCCTATAATTTTTGATGGATTGCTGCTTTAGATGAATCGAATTAGAGTAAGAAAATGGAAATTTCTCGGTAGGCCCGTTGGTTAGCGTCGTCATCTCTGAGCTACTGTTTTGGAATTGTGTAATGTAACAGGTTGCTTATGCTATCAAGAGATCTTTGTAATAACCTAATTAATTTTGCAATTACAGAACTGAACTTTGTCGCTTTAGTGGAGCCAAGATATACCCTGGTAAGGGTATCAGATTTGTTCGCTCTGACTCCCAGGTAGAGATAATGATCATTTTGATGTTTTCATTTCTCATGGTGTTTGCCCCTTGAATTAGTTTTGAGCAAGCAGGATGGTGGCCGTTGTTCAATGTTGGCATTTTCTACTGCATACTGATAGATATATCATGTGTTTGACCTCTGGGAAGCTAAAATTCTGGTTCCGATACTAGGTTTTCCTTTTCGCCAATTCCAAATGTAAGAGGTACTTCCACAATAGGTTGAAGCCTTCAAAGCTCACTTGGACAGCCATGTATAGGAAGCAACACAAGAAGGTATTATACTTTCTCTTCCTGCATGTGGGTAGATCAGTGTGCACAAATGTCTCTTATTATAAAGTTTAATACAGGAAAACATGCTTCTCAAAAGCATTTGTTGTTGAAGTTGGATGGCTTTGATGTGTATAATTCGTGCTCTCATAGGACATGGCCCAAGAAGCTGTCAAGAAGAGACGTCGTACAACTAAGAAACCTTACTCTAGGTCTATTGTGGGAGCTACTTTGGAAGTCATTCAGAAGAAAAGAACTGAAAAACCTGAAGTTCGTGATGCTGCAAGGGAGGCAGCTCTCCggtattctttttctttaattataGAACTTGGGACTGCTGATCCTTC contains:
- the LOC113761448 gene encoding 60S ribosomal protein L24; amino-acid sequence: MVLKTELCRFSGAKIYPGKGIRFVRSDSQVFLFANSKCKRYFHNRLKPSKLTWTAMYRKQHKKDMAQEAVKKRRRTTKKPYSRSIVGATLEVIQKKRTEKPEVRDAAREAALREIKERIKKTKDEKKAKKAEVMAKTQKSQGRGNVPKSGGAKGPKLGGGGGKR